One Phyllobacterium sp. T1293 DNA window includes the following coding sequences:
- the tssG gene encoding type VI secretion system baseplate subunit TssG, translating into MTDAQPGSLLDRLKADPHLFDPDAAHLLLELAGEKATSTISLTSHATHNHAATALSGAESRGETVSIHANYIGLVGPVAALPSVYTDRALDEKRRRSSSYFDFLEVFTAELRGMFFASSRKYRLSSLIQLFGIGPKNKVTRSIYSLLGLAAPKLIEGLKIEPEVPLYFSGFFANQRRTAVNLRLMLSEFLGYEVAVHQFQKRWLAVDPSEQTQLGSNSRDNALLGITAIAGSSYADRRSAIRISIGPLRYGEYLSLMPARKKFAELTELVRLYCGPSLSFEIQLILAKEDIPEARLQDGSPVGRLGWDLWVRQAPAAKDSADAVFDPDKTLQAPA; encoded by the coding sequence GTGACAGACGCGCAACCGGGATCTCTCCTTGATCGGCTGAAGGCAGATCCACATCTTTTTGATCCTGATGCGGCGCATCTGCTTCTCGAATTGGCGGGCGAGAAAGCCACGTCCACGATCTCACTGACATCCCACGCAACCCATAATCATGCCGCAACGGCACTTTCGGGCGCTGAGAGCCGGGGCGAAACGGTAAGTATTCATGCAAACTACATCGGCCTTGTTGGTCCGGTAGCAGCATTGCCATCGGTTTATACGGACAGGGCCCTTGATGAGAAGCGCCGACGCAGTTCGAGCTATTTCGATTTTCTCGAGGTTTTTACGGCCGAGCTGCGCGGCATGTTCTTTGCCAGCTCGAGAAAATACCGGCTATCCAGCCTGATCCAGCTCTTTGGCATCGGTCCGAAGAACAAGGTTACACGAAGCATTTATTCGCTTCTGGGGCTTGCAGCGCCAAAGCTGATCGAAGGGCTGAAGATCGAACCGGAAGTACCGCTGTATTTCTCCGGTTTCTTTGCCAATCAGCGGCGAACAGCTGTCAATCTCCGACTTATGCTGTCCGAATTCCTTGGTTACGAAGTCGCTGTTCATCAATTTCAAAAGCGTTGGCTTGCAGTTGACCCTTCTGAACAAACACAGTTAGGCAGCAACAGCAGGGATAATGCCCTGCTGGGCATCACTGCGATCGCTGGTTCTTCCTATGCGGATCGCAGAAGTGCGATCCGGATTTCCATTGGTCCGTTGCGATACGGCGAATATCTCTCGCTCATGCCAGCCCGAAAGAAGTTTGCCGAATTGACTGAATTGGTGCGCCTGTACTGCGGCCCCTCCCTATCATTCGAAATTCAGCTTATTCTGGCCAAAGAGGATATTCCCGAGGCACGCTTGCAAGATGGATCACCGGTTGGACGGCTTGGATGGGATTTGTGGGTCAGACAGGCTCCCGCCGCCAAGGACAGCGCAGATGCGGTGTTCGACCCCGATAAGACCCTCCAGGCACCAGCCTGA
- a CDS encoding type VI secretion system accessory protein TagJ, protein MTNATGSVSNLIESGDLQGAINVALSIAKIRPTDDAARRLLIDLLIVSGDFERADKQADILSKTIPDLAMGLALLRGRLRASDARAAWFETGAVPAFPDGPSEHDQLAMKNALILEKSVTGTNGEATTPFPENVIHGSVKIDGRTATSFRDLDDRIPHAIEILNTNGTYMWIDFNRINRIEFQPVQSVRDLTWRQALLTLRDDSQSEVIMPATYFSRDVSDAMKLGRETDWVEAGGGLFAGKGQKCLLVDDDVIGLLDIMSIEFIPEPAN, encoded by the coding sequence ATGACGAACGCAACAGGAAGCGTTTCCAATCTCATCGAGTCCGGCGACCTTCAAGGCGCGATAAACGTAGCGCTGTCGATCGCCAAAATACGTCCGACAGATGATGCTGCCCGGCGACTTCTCATTGATCTTCTGATCGTGAGCGGCGACTTTGAACGCGCCGACAAGCAAGCGGACATTCTTTCAAAAACGATTCCTGATTTGGCCATGGGGCTGGCCCTTCTGCGCGGTCGCCTGCGCGCATCCGATGCACGGGCCGCCTGGTTTGAAACCGGTGCTGTACCAGCTTTCCCCGATGGCCCAAGCGAGCATGATCAGCTGGCAATGAAGAATGCACTGATTCTTGAAAAAAGCGTAACGGGAACAAATGGCGAGGCCACAACCCCCTTTCCTGAAAATGTCATACACGGTTCGGTCAAAATCGATGGCCGCACCGCAACGTCTTTCCGGGACCTCGATGATCGCATTCCGCATGCCATCGAAATTCTCAATACGAACGGCACCTATATGTGGATCGATTTCAACCGGATTAACCGGATCGAATTTCAGCCGGTTCAGAGCGTGCGCGATCTGACGTGGCGTCAGGCGCTGTTGACCCTTCGCGATGACTCTCAGTCCGAAGTTATTATGCCAGCGACGTATTTCTCACGCGATGTCAGCGATGCGATGAAGCTTGGACGGGAAACCGACTGGGTGGAAGCCGGTGGCGGCCTGTTTGCGGGCAAGGGTCAGAAGTGCCTGCTTGTTGATGATGATGTCATTGGACTGCTTGATATCATGTCGATCGAATTCATTCCTGAGCCGGCGAACTAG
- the tssE gene encoding type VI secretion system baseplate subunit TssE: MAVSSRISFESVLDRLMDHDPDMTVDQPLTPREQINRVRENIRRDIEALLNAQQWPRSIEKEFEELQTSLLRFGTPGFHGLMLATTQQRLHLAEAIRKVIVAFDPRLARVRVGLGKSRGDQDRVLDLRIEAEMLLPDGVEAIVFDTSLDPATRHFLIGGAHHG; this comes from the coding sequence ATGGCCGTAAGCAGCAGGATATCCTTTGAATCTGTTCTTGATCGGCTTATGGATCATGACCCTGACATGACGGTCGATCAGCCTTTGACGCCGCGTGAACAGATCAACCGCGTGCGGGAGAATATCCGCCGGGATATCGAAGCACTGCTGAATGCCCAGCAATGGCCCCGCAGCATCGAAAAAGAATTCGAAGAGCTGCAGACCAGCCTTCTGCGTTTTGGTACACCGGGATTCCATGGGCTTATGCTGGCAACGACCCAGCAGCGTCTGCATCTTGCCGAAGCGATCAGAAAAGTCATCGTGGCTTTTGATCCGCGATTGGCGCGGGTGCGTGTCGGTCTCGGCAAGAGCCGCGGCGATCAGGATCGGGTTCTCGATTTGCGCATAGAGGCGGAGATGCTGCTTCCTGACGGTGTAGAAGCCATTGTTTTCGACACGTCGCTTGATCCGGCCACACGGCATTTCCTGATTGGCGGCGCACATCATGGCTAA
- the tssF gene encoding type VI secretion system baseplate subunit TssF — MANRFLNWYNSELGSLRKRAARFAQQHPKVAGRLRLTPEAVDDPHVERLIQGFAYTAARIRQKIDDDFPELTETLLEALYPHYLAQIPSMSILKFDPSAQQDESIVLPRAMVVDSEPVRGDTCRFSTTQELTLSPVAITDCKLAQPPYVAPPVQDLSPMSCLSISVATTGPVDSVASLDLDRLTFFIRAPFATGAALYELLFNHTIGIAVGRHREDKAALRLPPNALKPISFDYDKRMLPYSKRSFPGFRLLAEFFALPEKFLFFELSGLKSFLGSIPGKEFHLFFYLDTSANTLVNAVDSTSFDLHCSPVINLFEQRAEPISVNHMLDEYDVLPDARYNSTREIYAIERVDISDQKGQRKEVPPFFGRKKQTNESRADIFWQYKRDIGEDNKSFKAKLRFVDMNLNPAMPEDHLVASVDTLCINRGLPELLPFGGGQPYFKTQATISEIGKINCLLPPTHTHRFESEGESYWKLISHLSLNHLPLTSGDPEILKSMLRLYDFRHAPEMRSMIEAISSVTSQKATARLKDGTIASGVDVTIEFNEALMDRGVAYLFGSVLSHFFGLYASINTFARLTVRLTGLALPVVRFPPRTADEVLL; from the coding sequence ATGGCTAACCGCTTTCTCAATTGGTACAATAGTGAGCTTGGTTCCCTGCGCAAACGCGCAGCGAGATTTGCGCAGCAACATCCAAAGGTGGCTGGACGTCTTCGTCTCACACCCGAGGCTGTTGACGATCCGCATGTGGAACGCCTCATTCAGGGATTTGCCTATACGGCTGCCCGTATCCGGCAGAAGATTGATGATGACTTTCCGGAACTGACCGAAACGCTGCTTGAGGCCCTGTATCCGCATTATCTGGCGCAGATACCTTCAATGTCGATCCTGAAATTTGACCCTTCCGCTCAGCAGGATGAGTCGATCGTTCTGCCGCGCGCGATGGTGGTCGACTCTGAACCGGTTCGGGGGGATACCTGCCGCTTTTCCACGACACAGGAACTGACGCTGAGCCCCGTCGCAATAACGGATTGCAAACTTGCGCAACCGCCATATGTTGCGCCGCCCGTGCAGGATCTGTCTCCGATGTCGTGCCTGTCAATCAGCGTAGCGACAACGGGACCGGTCGATAGCGTTGCAAGCCTTGATCTGGACCGGCTGACATTCTTTATTCGGGCGCCTTTTGCGACAGGGGCCGCGCTTTATGAACTGTTGTTCAACCACACTATAGGGATAGCAGTTGGACGACACCGCGAAGACAAGGCAGCCTTGCGCCTTCCTCCCAACGCTTTGAAGCCAATCAGCTTTGATTACGACAAGCGGATGCTTCCCTATTCCAAACGAAGCTTTCCGGGTTTCCGATTGCTCGCCGAATTCTTCGCCCTGCCTGAGAAATTCCTGTTTTTCGAGCTGAGTGGATTAAAGTCGTTTCTAGGCAGTATACCCGGGAAAGAGTTTCACCTCTTTTTCTACCTCGATACATCGGCAAATACGCTTGTTAATGCGGTGGATTCGACGAGTTTTGATCTGCACTGCTCACCCGTGATAAATCTGTTCGAGCAGCGTGCTGAGCCGATTTCTGTCAACCATATGCTTGACGAATATGATGTACTGCCTGATGCCCGCTACAATTCAACCCGCGAGATATACGCCATTGAGCGCGTTGATATTTCGGACCAGAAGGGCCAGCGCAAGGAGGTTCCCCCCTTCTTCGGACGCAAGAAACAAACCAATGAAAGCCGGGCGGACATATTCTGGCAATACAAACGCGACATTGGCGAGGACAATAAGTCATTCAAGGCAAAGCTGCGGTTTGTCGATATGAATCTCAACCCGGCTATGCCGGAGGATCATCTCGTCGCCTCCGTCGATACATTATGTATCAACCGTGGTTTGCCCGAGCTTCTGCCATTTGGCGGCGGACAACCCTATTTCAAGACGCAGGCAACAATCAGCGAAATCGGCAAGATCAATTGCCTCCTCCCCCCGACGCATACCCACCGGTTTGAGTCAGAGGGCGAATCCTACTGGAAACTCATATCGCATCTATCGCTCAACCATCTTCCGCTTACCAGCGGTGATCCGGAAATCCTGAAGAGTATGCTGCGGCTCTATGATTTCAGGCATGCCCCTGAAATGCGCTCGATGATCGAGGCGATATCCTCTGTGACCAGCCAGAAGGCAACCGCACGCCTGAAGGACGGAACGATTGCCAGCGGCGTCGACGTGACCATCGAATTCAACGAAGCCCTGATGGATCGCGGTGTCGCCTATCTTTTCGGATCAGTCCTGTCACACTTTTTCGGGCTCTACGCATCAATCAACACATTTGCGCGACTGACAGTGCGGCTCACAGGTCTTGCATTGCCTGTTGTTCGCTTCCCGCCCCGCACAGCCGATGAGGTGCTGTTGTGA
- a CDS encoding type VI secretion system protein TssA yields the protein MNNYEILGVAFAGDNPCGVNLRTDSTLVSVYQAIRDARSTARSEDRTIENPAIISQDDERNVRNAAPFVHKPSSQWRNVHDLSFEALSLHTKDIEVFSWLMEAAVRVEGINAVAEILVAFDRVIKEHFSQIHSIDDEDISDKLAPLTGLNGSQDDGTLVRPLRLVSLLPNESYGRLSLWAYDQAFRDLSGPDWGEFRDALEHVDVHGFSRNKNDVLRSLAALASIDEFLTQESGSNVGAFSVSRIQSVLDSISGAYHEMEKFITQAIPSTPAVPEITDSAQPAKSGVQAQAPVAVGVIQNREQAFDQLLQIASFFRTSEPNSAIPLALETLVRRGRMDFLRLLEELIPQDDLRRDVLLRAGIDANQRREGN from the coding sequence ATGAATAACTATGAAATTCTCGGCGTGGCGTTCGCAGGAGACAATCCTTGCGGAGTTAACTTAAGAACTGACAGTACACTTGTCTCTGTCTATCAAGCCATCCGGGATGCCCGCTCAACAGCCCGCTCCGAAGACAGGACAATCGAAAACCCCGCTATCATCAGTCAGGATGATGAGCGCAATGTGAGAAACGCTGCACCCTTTGTCCATAAGCCGTCGAGCCAATGGCGCAACGTCCATGATCTCTCTTTCGAAGCCTTATCCCTGCATACGAAAGATATAGAAGTATTCTCGTGGCTCATGGAGGCTGCTGTACGCGTCGAAGGGATCAATGCTGTCGCCGAAATACTTGTTGCATTCGACAGGGTGATCAAGGAGCATTTCAGTCAGATCCATTCGATTGATGATGAAGATATATCGGACAAACTCGCCCCGTTGACCGGCCTCAACGGCAGTCAGGATGACGGAACGCTTGTGCGCCCGCTGCGGCTGGTTTCACTGCTTCCAAACGAGAGTTACGGCAGGCTCAGCCTTTGGGCATATGATCAGGCATTCCGCGATCTTTCGGGACCCGATTGGGGCGAATTCCGTGACGCGCTGGAACATGTGGATGTGCATGGCTTCAGCCGCAACAAGAACGATGTGCTGCGCTCGCTCGCAGCTCTGGCCTCGATTGATGAATTTCTGACGCAGGAAAGCGGCAGCAATGTCGGCGCATTTTCCGTTTCCAGGATACAGTCGGTTCTGGACTCTATCAGTGGAGCTTATCACGAGATGGAAAAGTTCATCACGCAAGCGATCCCAAGTACGCCTGCGGTTCCAGAGATCACGGATTCCGCGCAACCGGCCAAATCCGGCGTACAAGCACAAGCTCCTGTCGCTGTCGGCGTCATTCAAAACCGCGAACAGGCTTTCGATCAGCTCTTGCAGATTGCTTCGTTCTTCCGCACGAGCGAGCCGAATTCAGCCATTCCGCTTGCCTTGGAGACACTCGTTCGCCGAGGACGGATGGACTTTCTGCGCCTTCTGGAGGAACTTATCCCCCAAGATGACCTGCGTCGCGATGTTCTTCTGCGCGCTGGCATAGACGCCAATCAAAGACGAGAAGGAAATTGA
- the tssC gene encoding type VI secretion system contractile sheath large subunit, with product MISESLTPDSKRYETRQPFSDAAAPVATATPDIRFQIDSLIDAIDQTLTAQVNRIIHHPEFQRLEALWRNLYQLIQQPIGTSPVQIRVFSAKWKELARDIERAADFDQSRLFELIYSQEFDMPGGQPYGLLIGDYTIAAGINPTTGTDDIAIIEGISSVAAAAFSPFICAADPSLLEIESFADLDRLPDLSFLLKPQRSVRWNRLRNASDTRFLGLTLPRILVRRPYRTNDITRKDGFFFREEIDPKGNNLLWGNSSFAFASLVLREYASSGWFADLRGVREDELNGGLVDSLPYISFPTDKHDFAAQPPIEQRLNAEQEQILSEAGFVPLATVPYTPHLVFNSNQSVHKAARYESEIANRNARIASMLQYVLCACRFAHYLKMIMRENVGQIATSNSLRDTLEKWLFTYCIGNDDADSVVKARHPLRSASVEVREIPGRPGVYGCVMRLQPHFQLDDVTASFQLLADMNSKSDQSSKGKAQ from the coding sequence GTGATATCCGAGAGTCTGACACCGGATTCAAAACGATATGAGACTCGTCAACCATTTTCGGATGCCGCCGCGCCGGTTGCGACCGCTACACCTGATATTCGTTTTCAGATTGACAGCCTGATTGATGCCATCGATCAAACTTTGACCGCGCAGGTCAATCGGATTATCCACCACCCCGAATTTCAACGACTGGAAGCGCTTTGGCGCAACCTCTACCAATTGATCCAGCAGCCAATCGGTACAAGCCCGGTGCAAATCCGCGTTTTTTCCGCAAAATGGAAAGAACTTGCCCGCGATATCGAGCGGGCCGCGGATTTCGATCAAAGCCGTTTGTTCGAGCTGATCTATTCGCAGGAATTCGACATGCCGGGCGGCCAGCCTTACGGCCTTCTGATCGGAGATTATACGATTGCCGCAGGCATCAATCCGACAACCGGCACTGACGATATCGCCATTATCGAAGGCATTTCCAGTGTCGCCGCTGCAGCGTTTTCTCCCTTCATTTGTGCAGCTGATCCATCGCTTCTCGAAATTGAGAGCTTTGCCGATCTCGACCGCCTGCCTGATCTCTCCTTCCTGCTCAAACCGCAACGATCCGTCCGCTGGAATAGGCTGCGCAACGCATCCGACACGCGATTTCTGGGGCTGACATTGCCCCGGATTTTGGTCCGCCGGCCTTACCGGACCAATGATATTACGCGTAAGGATGGTTTTTTCTTTCGCGAGGAGATCGATCCGAAAGGCAATAATCTGCTCTGGGGCAATTCATCCTTTGCCTTCGCCTCATTAGTCCTGAGAGAATATGCCTCGTCGGGCTGGTTTGCCGATCTGCGGGGTGTGCGGGAAGACGAGCTTAATGGCGGTCTGGTGGATTCGCTGCCCTACATTTCGTTCCCCACGGACAAGCATGATTTTGCCGCCCAGCCGCCGATCGAGCAGCGCCTTAATGCCGAGCAGGAGCAGATATTAAGTGAAGCTGGCTTCGTTCCGCTTGCCACCGTACCCTACACGCCGCATCTGGTGTTCAATTCCAATCAGTCCGTTCACAAGGCGGCAAGATATGAATCCGAAATTGCCAACCGCAATGCGCGCATAGCTTCCATGTTGCAATATGTGCTGTGTGCCTGCCGTTTCGCCCATTATCTGAAGATGATTATGCGCGAAAACGTCGGCCAGATTGCAACATCCAACAGTTTGCGCGACACGCTTGAGAAATGGCTGTTTACCTATTGTATTGGCAACGACGATGCCGACAGTGTCGTCAAGGCGCGGCATCCGCTGCGATCAGCCTCCGTTGAAGTCCGGGAAATACCGGGGCGCCCGGGTGTTTACGGCTGCGTGATGCGGCTTCAACCGCATTTTCAGCTCGACGACGTAACAGCAAGTTTCCAGCTTCTCGCCGATATGAACAGCAAATCTGACCAGTCCAGTAAGGGTAAAGCACAATGA
- the tssC gene encoding type VI secretion system contractile sheath large subunit, which yields MATSKSAPQGTTTTVVTESLLDEAISATKQTSADRTEQLLRTLTSEALKGTVSYNRNLSVTINNAIKKIDELLSTQVAEIMHNEAFRKLEGSWRGLRYLVYNSETSANLKIRVLNASKRDLSRDLSKAVEFDQSKIFKTIYESEFGIAGGEPFGALIGDYEFGNSFEDIETLQNMSSVAAAAFAPFIAAAGPTLFGFDDFTELSKPRDLEKIFQTKEYIKWRSFRESSDSRFVTLTMPRVLTRMPYGPATLTIDEFDFNEAIKFGDNAMDHGSYCWSNASYILGSRLTDAFAKNGWCTAIRGAENGGKVESLPVHVFQSDDGDTDTKCPTEIGITDRRDAELGKLGFLPLCHYKNTDYAVFFGAQTTHKPAKYDRPEATENAAISARLPYMMATSRFAHYLKVIGRDKIGSFMEAEDCQAWLNRWINNYVNANDDAGPENRAAYPLRDARVEVKPVAGSPGSYEAIAWLRPWLQMEELTTSLRMVARIPKARN from the coding sequence ATGGCGACCTCCAAGAGCGCACCGCAAGGGACGACAACGACCGTTGTAACGGAGAGCCTGCTTGACGAAGCGATCTCCGCAACCAAGCAGACGTCCGCAGATCGCACGGAGCAATTGCTGCGTACCCTGACGAGCGAAGCTTTGAAGGGTACGGTTTCCTACAACCGCAATCTTTCTGTTACGATCAACAACGCGATCAAAAAGATCGACGAACTGCTGTCAACGCAGGTCGCCGAGATCATGCATAATGAGGCTTTTCGCAAACTTGAAGGCAGCTGGCGCGGCTTGCGCTATCTCGTCTACAACAGCGAAACCAGCGCAAATCTCAAGATCCGCGTATTGAACGCCAGCAAGCGTGATCTGTCCCGTGATCTGTCGAAGGCAGTTGAATTCGATCAGAGCAAGATCTTCAAAACCATCTACGAAAGTGAATTCGGCATTGCCGGTGGTGAGCCGTTTGGCGCGCTCATTGGCGATTACGAGTTTGGCAATTCGTTTGAAGATATCGAAACACTGCAGAACATGAGTTCTGTTGCTGCGGCGGCATTTGCTCCGTTCATTGCGGCGGCTGGCCCGACACTTTTTGGCTTCGACGATTTCACGGAGCTGTCCAAGCCACGCGATCTGGAAAAGATTTTCCAGACCAAGGAATATATCAAGTGGCGGTCATTCCGCGAGAGCAGCGATTCCCGCTTCGTCACCTTGACGATGCCGCGTGTTCTTACGCGCATGCCTTACGGTCCGGCAACCTTGACCATTGATGAATTCGATTTCAACGAAGCCATCAAGTTCGGTGACAATGCGATGGACCACGGCAGCTATTGCTGGTCCAACGCGTCCTATATCCTTGGCTCACGCCTTACCGATGCTTTTGCCAAGAATGGCTGGTGTACAGCTATCCGCGGCGCGGAAAATGGCGGCAAGGTCGAATCCCTGCCAGTTCATGTATTCCAAAGCGATGACGGCGACACGGACACAAAATGCCCGACTGAAATCGGCATTACCGACCGCCGTGACGCTGAACTCGGTAAGCTGGGCTTCCTGCCGCTTTGCCATTACAAGAACACTGATTATGCCGTGTTCTTCGGTGCGCAGACGACACACAAGCCTGCAAAGTATGATCGTCCGGAAGCCACGGAAAATGCCGCGATTTCGGCGCGTCTGCCTTACATGATGGCGACGTCCCGGTTCGCGCATTATCTGAAGGTGATTGGCCGTGACAAGATCGGTTCCTTCATGGAAGCGGAAGATTGCCAGGCATGGCTCAATCGCTGGATCAACAACTACGTGAATGCGAACGACGATGCCGGCCCGGAAAATCGTGCGGCCTACCCGCTGCGCGATGCCCGTGTTGAGGTCAAGCCTGTTGCCGGCAGCCCCGGCTCTTACGAAGCAATCGCATGGCTTCGTCCATGGCTGCAGATGGAAGAGTTGACAACATCGTTGCGCATGGTCGCGCGCATCCCGAAGGCGCGCAACTAA
- the tssB gene encoding type VI secretion system contractile sheath small subunit, translating into MASVHDKLERVRKPRVHIKYEVETEGAVVEKELPFVVGVLGDFSGNPSEPLKPFGERKFVQIDRDNFDDVMRRMTPGLNIRVENTIEGTGREMPISLKFEKLDDFEPASIVDQVPALKSLLDARNQLRDLLTKADRSENLEVLLERILQNQADLKKLAAELDERKPDSEKGAK; encoded by the coding sequence TTGGCCAGCGTTCACGACAAACTCGAAAGAGTCCGCAAGCCGAGGGTACACATCAAGTACGAAGTTGAAACTGAAGGTGCCGTTGTCGAAAAGGAACTGCCTTTCGTTGTTGGCGTTCTTGGCGACTTCTCCGGCAATCCTTCGGAGCCGCTGAAACCATTCGGCGAGCGCAAATTCGTTCAGATCGATCGCGATAATTTCGACGATGTGATGCGCCGCATGACCCCGGGGCTGAATATCCGCGTCGAAAATACCATCGAAGGCACAGGCCGGGAGATGCCAATTTCCCTCAAGTTCGAAAAACTTGACGATTTTGAGCCCGCTTCCATTGTCGATCAGGTACCCGCGCTCAAATCCTTGCTGGATGCGCGCAACCAGCTGCGCGATCTTCTGACCAAGGCTGACCGTTCGGAAAACCTGGAAGTTCTGCTTGAACGCATTCTGCAGAACCAGGCAGATCTGAAAAAACTTGCTGCAGAGCTGGACGAACGTAAGCCTGACAGCGAAAAAGGGGCGAAATAA